tggcgttttaataTAAAATGTTATTACGAGACATCACTGTGTTTTTCTGGTTTTTCTATTCCTCACTGTGTTTTCTCAGACGAAGTTTCTTCCTTGAGTTAAAGGCTTTGCCCCAAAACTGGATTACCATTTATCATTCCTGACGTCAGTGAAGAATTAAAGCCCACAATGGACATGGTATTCTCAAGCCTTGATTATTGTTATTCAATGTATGTTAAGTACGCCAAGGAGTGTGGGTTTTCAGTCAGGAAAGGGACTACAAAGACAAACTCTAAAGGTGTCTTACATATTAAGTATTACTTGTGTACGAGATCTGGGTTATACAAGGACAAGAAGGTTGATACGTTTGACCCCAATCAAAAGGAGCGAGTAGTGCGATCCAACTTTTCAAAGAGGACTGATTGTGGTGCACTGTTATGTGTACTTTTTGAGGCTGGATCATGGAAGGTGTATAAGTTTGTCGAGGAGCACAATCATGAACTTGTTGAACATCCCGATAAGCATTTTCTTCCAACTGAACGACACCTCACTTAGCTCCAGAAGCATGTTATACACAGCATGTCTAAGATGAATTTGGGTCCCGTCAAggcgtttaatgttatgaagactTGTTTTGGCGGTTTTGAAGACGTGGGTGCAAGTAAAGTTGAATTTAAGAACTATAAGAGGCACATTAACTTGTTTATAGGGGAATATGACGCTGATATGGTTGTGAGACATTTGAATGAAAGAAACCATTCCCAGCCTAATTTCTCGTATGATTACATCACAGACGAAGAGAATCGTTTGAAGGGACTTTTTTGGTGTGACGATCAAGCTAAACGTAATTACCACGTGTTTGgtgatgtgatttcgtttgacgccacatatcgttccaacaagtaataatttataattcaacttcttctgtttttggcgttttattagtttacatgcaatggcgttttattattttacatgcaatggcgttattagtttacatgcaatggcgttttattatTTTACATGCATTGGCGTTTTATtagtttacatgcaatggcgttttattatTGTTTCAGTTCGTTTTCATATGCAGATACTCTATGGTGTTTGTACTGTTCACTGGTATAGACAATCATCACTGCAAAAGCTGTTGGTtctcaaccaaaagttgttgtcactAACCAAGATCCAGCAATGAAGAAGGCTATTTCTGTTGTATTTGTTGACATGAGGCATCGGTTATGCATGTGGCATGTGATGCATAAACTTTCTCCGAAGGTTGTTATGcttttttttttacctttggcGTTTTAGGATACACTGCGTTTTAAAATACATGGCGTTCTTTAcctttttagtgttttttttaattaagttttgtctttgtgttttttttatgtATGGTGTTTTCGTGTTATACATAGGTTGGTGTTAGGCTATGCAATTCCACCAATTTTAAAGAACGTATTTGTGGTGTTGTGTGGACGGATATTCTCACACCTAAAGAGTTTGAGTCAGAATGGGAAGCGGTTATTGCAGAGTTCAATTTAGAAGATAATGACTGGCTATCTGATATTTTTGCACTTAGGGAATCTTGGATCCCTGCATACTATAGAATGGAGGAGATGTCTGGTCTTATGCGAACGACATCCAGGTCAGAGAGTGAGAATCATTTTATTCATCAAGTGTGCAATTCGAAAGCTACTCTTGTTGAGTTCATGACGCATTACGAGACTGCAATAGAAGCACAATGTCACACACATCGGAAAAAATGATAATGAATCTCGATACAAAAGACCCCAGCTGAAGAGTAGTTACAAATTGTTGGAAGGGCAAGCTGTTGACATATACACAAAAAGTATTTTTGTGACATTCAAGCTGAGCTTATTGGAGTTGCGGATTGCATAAATCAACGTTACGAAGATCAGcctgatgggtttgttaagttttgcGTAAATGACTTCCAACAACCTTGTACATCCTTATTTGTGGTAAATAATGGCATTttggtttttatggcgttttccgttaatggcgttttatcataTGCAAtgtgtttttttactttttagaCGAACATTCTATGCATGGCGTTATAGAGatattgtttttggcgtttttcaggTAATGTTCCGTATGTCTGATTGCACATGCAGGCGCTTTGAACAGTTTGGTTTGTTATGTAGACATATATTCTATGTTTTGAGAATTATGGACATTAgggaatttccaaaacaatacattCTGAATAGATAGTGCAAAGAGGCTTCCCCAAACTGCTCTCCTGAATACTCAATTAGTCGTGAATATATGGCCGAGCTTGATCCTGATGTGCAAAGTATGATGCGAGATATTATTTTTTCAACCGAATATACTTTGAACCGTTTATCTGGTAATAAAGAGGAgctatccttatacaaggatcatgTTCAATCTTATATGAAGAAGGTTCAAGATATGCATATTGTTGCTCCTCCCGCTAGTTCTAGGGATAGATTTGACGAGATAACCGGTCAATATAAAAACGACAAGAATCCGATAAGAGTCCCTGTTAGGTATAAATCCAAAGGTTCTGGTTCTCGGAAGCGCCTGAAATCTAAACAAGAGATAGCAATCGACAAAAAGAAATCAAAGTCGAAAACCGGGGCCAAAGAAAGACAGTGTCAGAACTGCAAAGGCTATGGACACTACGCATCGACATGCAAACAGGCCGTAATTAAAAGAAGATCGACAAGGTCTTCGAGAGCCAGTGAagagtagtttggcgttttgtatttttcattcttACAGAACACACACAGATGGTCTTCGAGAGCCAGTGTagagtagtttggcgttttgtatatTTCAATCCTATAGAACACAGACAGATCTCAGTTTGATGTTTTACATCAtttttatacatcattttttttcatcttttttttcTACCTATTTGTTCATAACATGCTACTTCGAagttacataacaaacaatataagatCGGACAAGGAAATcaaacgcaaaaaaaaaaaaaaaacaataacgccactaaataaaactACCATAAACTTCTACTTTTGGTCGTGCTAAACTCAATAATGATTTGCTGAACGAGgtggataacattgttaatcctcagtcaaGAAAGATGTGTAACAATGTTATCCATCCCGtttagctaaactttattgagaacaaaaACTGAATCCCCATGAAATGGCGTTTTTGAAGTTTTgtggtttttgtatgttttggcgtttataTTGAGGATCGTTCTCATTACATAGAGCgaaagtttattgagaaaatagtGTATATCAAAGAAACATGGATTGGAATCTTTGATATTTTGGTTTTTTTGACGTTTATAAGATGATTGGTATAGAAGAAAATATAGGTTTTTGGGGTTTTGGTGTGGATTTTAGTAGTTCTAAGAGTTTGTTTATATAGGAAGTTTTTGGCGCGTATTTTAGGCGTGATTTTTATTACACTAAATGCTAGTAATTAAGTTCCGTCGTTTCACTACTGTTGTTCAGCTTTAtcggttaaaaacaaagtttggctTTTTATATCTATGGCGTTATATTATGATGAAGTGTGCTATGTTTGCTAAGGCGGGATTTTAATAGCGTGAGTTTGACGTTTTATGttaagtcaaaagacccttttacccttaatgaagcgcgccagattaataaaagtgattttatttacgaaaacgccaccgcatcatctagtccatagattgttttgatcaaacgatccataagcgttctctccgttaacatattatactatactacacctataggcctatacgagacttatactatactatatgatacgatactacATCCATAGGCATATTCAAAACCTATATTATACTATACGATAGAATATTTAacaatgttttttatttatttttttaaaaaaagttacttattataaaagtttgctaaaacaataaatattgtatataaatgtttgtaaaaAAACTCACCCTTTATATATGACGTGTATAGGCCTATATATACGTGACGTATATAAAGTGACCAGATGATGTGAATCAGAGTTTCTCTTAGAAATTACACATATACGGGACCTAAATTACACCTATAGTGATATATTAGATGATGTGAATCAGAGATTCTCTTTATATATGGCAGTTATACACCACAGGTACACCTATTCGTGGCGTATATAAAGTTAGGGTTTGAGATGCAAGTAAGTATTTTAGTTTGCAAATATGTACACCCGTAATTAAACATTCAAGGTGGATCGAGGTGGCTCTTTGCCAATATCAACGaagatttaaaataataataataataataataataataataataataataataataataataataataataataataattcaataTATCTATAACAAATCAATAAAATACATTTATCAAATTTGGTTTGCATTATAAAAAAGTTAATAATGattcaagagtaaattacaagttttgtcctttatgtttacatcaaatttcaggcgctgtcctttagcgcaaaagttgacaggcggtgtcctttacctttcaaaatcttgcacgttttgtcctttaggccaaacccagttagtttttttggttaaatctagtcatgtgcaaggcacatgagggtactaTTTTAATTTCACCATTCGAGGGGCTATTGTATAAGATAAATTATATCAAGGGGCTATTATGTAATTTACTCAAACATTTATTGACCCCTTACTATTCTAACAGACTTTCCAAGTTGCAAAAAATCccaggatgtgaatgctcttatggTGGTTCAGCCATGGAACCAGGTCGGGGGCGTAGAGATCACCCACTACCaccactctctctccctctcttctctctctctctcctctccttTCTCTCTCTTAACCCCCTACCACCACcttccaccaccacctccacctcccaCCACCAACACCCACCGCCGCCACATCCCATCTCCCATctcccaccgccaccaccaacacCCAACCACCACCGCAATCCGCCTTTCGTACTTCAAACCCAACACAGAATCAGATCACCGGATCCAATACCTCCCTGATTAAACCCTAGCCTACGAACCATCTGAATCAGAACCAACAGTACAGCCAAAAGGCCTAAATTCTTTATAATTACGCTCACAGCAGTCTTCCAAGGCGGGCGAGAAGGTGAGGGACCGGTTGCTTTTTTAACGACGGTTCGTTTTCTTAATTTGGTGGTTGAATTTGTTGGTGTAGGGTTTTTGGTTTGAACAGATCTTTCGAGAAGAGTGTCTGCTTGGAAAGTTAGAATAGTATGGGTGGAGTTTTTGTCGTTTCCGGTGGCATCTAGGGCAGAGTTTTTGTTGTTTCCGGTGGCAACTTGGAAAGTTAGAATAGTAAGGGGTCAATAAATGTTTGAGTAAATTACATAATAGCCCCTTGAtataatttatcttacacaataGCCCCTCAAATGGTGAAATTACAAtagtaccctcatgtgccttgcacatgactagatttaaccaaaaaaaactaactgggtttggcctaaaggataaaacgtgcaagattttgaaaggtaaaggacaccgcctgtcaacttttgcgctaaaggacagcgcctgaaatttgatgtaaacataaaggacaaaacttgtaatttactcatgaTTCAATATATCTCTCTGTTATGGTGTTCTTTCACGGTGGTGCATATATTGTCCTCTCCCCGGACGTGAAGCCATAAGACGAGGTTTTCCGCAAGTACGCGAGAAAATTGCATGTGATAGTTGTTTCTGTTGATTATCGTCTTACCTGAGCAACGACACCCTGCGCAACATCACGATGGGATTGATGTGCTGAAGTTTTTGGACGTTGAAGTTTTTGGATGACACCCTGCGCAACATCACGATGGGATTGATGTGCTGAATTTTTTGGACGTTGAACTTTTTGGATGACACCCTGCGCAACATCACGTTGCTTTATCTCGGGTGATAGCGCTGACAGACACATGCTCATCATATTGCTCTAAGAGCCTCTGAATTCAACTTCCAACAACTCCGGGTACGTTAACATCCATTGTCAACTTAACCAGCTGGATATTTGGTTTTCATTGATATATTGTCTTTAGTTAAGTATATTTATACTTCATTTCATCCGTTGAAAACATCAACAAGTATTTTTAATGAAATTATTGGCAAAGAATGATTCAATCTTATCGCTATAGTATTTTAACTCAAACATCATAATTTGTGATGGATCCCATTTGTATTTAATAGCTCAAATGGTTATTAAATGATACataacattttcattttcatATTCATGATAACCTCAAAAACTAATATGTTACTCACCCGACACGGACCAAAAATTCAGACTTTGAGTTAAGAAAATGTGGACCTGGTTGCTGATGAGCTGCATGATGTTTTGAAGGTAATTGGGCTGGTGGCAATCCAGCCACTCTTTGGAGGTGAGGAGGGAACAGATTCTGAAATACGACTGGAAGGAACACCCATTGTGTCCATTAATTGGAATTATTGGTCGTGGAACGCATTCATGCCGCTAGGTGAACCCTACAATAGAGACCATCCTTATTGGACCATAAAATATTCCCAGAATATTTTCCTCCTGATTATTAGCCTATCATTATTTTGTTACCATGTTTAGTTTGATAGGTTTTTGTTAGGATATTAGGccgtcatgattgtgcttgtttgtaagaatttgacaaatcaatgaatataaaacaatgtaaagtgcagcggaaatgaatacaaactttgtaaacacaatcaaagaagtgaatagtttgataaacacatgcttcctcattaagtcgaatgattacaatgaaaatcaaaagattacaagcatgcttacataactaaactccccctcagcctgataccccaaggttggttgctcaagatgaaaggattgaattgaggagaagaactcacccaaaacgatcaaatgtaacagtacataGCACTATTACATTTATAGAaaatccaaaccactgaagcatctcagctgacgtcaccatgaaagtgacatctaacaacctaacaaactctatctactgatctatacaactactgctttgctaactactgatattgcatTACTTTACATGAGATgaataaaactgctgctgcatcattctactgctgtgaacccagtagtacttgtcatgatcagcagtgcttgactcaaggcagcagattgaacaaCAGGGCTTTTAGACTTCATCAGTCCTTGAATAgaacagcagttgtaggtcagcagatgttgataaaGGCAGTACTTTGAAGTCTTTCAGATGTTAGAtgaccactgtcaaggggaaagcttaatgtaaacaactgcttattgtgaatccactgttccgaaccggttttggctttacatcatctgttcctctgtagggttcaatcccaacaatctccccctggaacggATGATGCCAAAaaccttcattattctggatctttATTGCTCATCACAAGTTCCCTAacttgtcctttgaattgtaattcaaagccaatggaacttgtatcatcctcatccctgcacagtgtaagctcaaggagatcttgcgaatcttcaacacccaggccaagtgttgtttcccttgatatatgcttcacttcaccattggatctgagcagagtcaatacatgggtcttttgatcagacatccactttagtatttttgaatccaatgggtttcttgggagagatttatttgaAAGGATGAGTTTGGAGATTGAGGCCTAGTGATGACAACTTTGAGCATTGTCTTAAGATTTTGCTGTTTTATGTAGTTCTGCTCTAAGTGTCTGAAGAACCATCTTCATGATATATTCTTCTCAAGCTTGGACTTCTTTTGATATATCTGCATCCATctgctttgtttccttctttgatgAAGGATGGCAGCAGGTGATgtttgtggtggtgtgtgttgatgtggtattggtggcagttgtttgggtgaCATATGTTGTTAATGGTGGAGGTGTAAGTGATTTTGTGGGAACAGAAGTTGTGGTTGAAGTAGTAACTGGCTTAGTTTTAGAAGCTGTGGTGGTTGATTGCCTTGTTTTTCTAACAGGACTCTTCATTAATGAAGTACCATCCTCTTCTTTTTCCTTTTGCAGAACTAAATTTTTCTCAACCAAAGCTCTACTCTCATCCCTTACCCATTTAATATCAGCAGTGGTTTTGAGACCAGCTGAATTGACTTGACTTTGAACGATCCTCATTTgtgtatcttcatcatctgctTGAATTTTCAGGGTTCCAtcacctcccttttccttttctttgacagATGTTTCAGCAGAAGTTACTGAAGGATTTTCCTCAGAGTcatttttctccccctttttggcatcatcaactCTTTCGAAGATAGTGCAGGGGTTGAAACAAATTCCACAGCTCATCTGGAGTAGGAGCATATGATGTAGTAGCTGTTGGAGATGGtgcagcagtggatggtaccgtttgtgctttcaacaactgttgcagcatgtctttgatttttgcaacagatgtatccagtttATCAATTCTACCCGTCAATTATTGGTACATTAAACCATTACCCAACTTAATGAggtcatctgatttcccactagtagtggttttatcagtggttgatgtagggagtgtactccaaacactATCcgctgatgcccctttttcttggtactggggacttctttcttcgtAATGAGAAACACTTTTTAGTGAACCAGTGAAGACTGGATACACAAGAGTTCCcagtgaagaaattgccttcaaggaagtcttattgatgaaactactgtccaagtgcaaaccagtgggttcaacacttgtagtagctgcttcacttgaattaccaccaagagttacttgtaactcaaggggtgcaacctcctcagttgttgctgggatagcagaggtataagcatcagactcagtcacttgttggagtgtactctcagtgataggtggttgagaggaactgatttATGTCTGAGTTATATCCAAAGCATGCAACAAGGTCATTATTGATGGTGGTATTTGTGAAATGATGATGGGAGTTGAAAAtgaatttgccccgggcagtgggctgtggatgatggaatcaagtgattccagagcatcataatttggtgtccctgttcttacaacctgttcctttttagaagaagcaggaggagtttgaagCATGGGTTGAGACCTTtttaccatctgctgtgaggaagtagcagcagtggtttctagtgacttttgtgttttcactggcagttgctctgggatctcatcttccaaaGTTGCCTTTATTGTAGGTTTGGGGGTTTTTGTGTTTATATTGTTTTGGTCTTTTGGtggatttaggtgtgggtttcacaacagttgttttgctgctgtgatcaccttgagcagtgggctcaacagcagatacctgaggagcagtgtttgctgctaaattctgctcaggaacCTCTGCTTGTATTTTGGAAATAATGGTTTCATCAGACTTTAGAGATctattgaaaaaaaaattcaattttaactatttttaaggcttcattttgattttctgaaaacattttgacGCTTTTTACACATGGAGTACAAGATAACTTGCTTTGATCCATGTTTAGCATTCTAATCCTAGAGATGAAGTTTTCAAAGGTAGATGTATCAAATTCTTTGGTTTGTACATCTGCCAACTGATCTTTAGAATGGACATGATGCAGAGacatcaaacctttttcatagcaatcccccACAAAGTGGTGTCTGATGTCAAGTGATGATGGATGAATGAGATACTGGATTTTGGTCAAACACTGTTTGTTCATCAGTGGATGAGCTTTAACAGCTGTTTTGTACATCTACTGCTCTGATGATGGAAATGATTTTAGTATCACGTCCAACATCTGTTGATGGTGAATGTGAGTTACCTTCAGAATCAAATTCTTGACAAACACATTTTAGATGCTAATTTATCAGAATTAATCATATCAACAGGGTTTACAGGGATCTTTAATGTAGAAAATTTTCTGGCCCTTGCATTCAGGTTTTACCACTTATCTATTTCAAGTTTTGAACACTTCTATAGATTTTgacagtggttgagtatcccagatgatcaTCACATTTAGCTTTGATCACCCATTTTGTGTTTTAATATTCCCTTTGAGAACTTAGAGTAAAACATGAGCAACCAGATGTTTGAAATTTGTTAACAATCAATTTTGATATGAGATGGAAACTTGAGTTTGAAATGTCCCTAACTATTTCACCATCTCCTTTTGATTCATTATCAAGGAATATATCACCCTATGCAAAAAATAAAAGGATTCTATATCCCAACAGGTGAttgaacttttactataaaaaacaagtaaaagtgCAAAGTATATCATTCTTAAGgaaaaataaagaataatatatcctgttttatttgaAGAAAACTTTACAGAGAAAAAGAGTAAAAGTTTTCTGATAATAAGATCAATTAGATCTGGTGTGTCTCAAGAGTTAAAGTGACTTTGAATTAGGTCAAGATCATTTCATTCTCAAGCTTAGGACAATGGTCAGTGGTTTGAACCAAAGTCCTGTAACCACCGTTTGGTACCATTTCCTTGTCTGTTGATTGTTACCATGAGGAGCCCGTTCACAAAGGTTTTGAAAGTTCTTTGTGAACCTTATTACCATGTGAATAATTTCTGAGAAATTTGGCCTATTCCTCTTTATTGAAAAATATCTGGAGATACttttgttacctgaacttccctgaTACAGTGATTGAGCATGGTTGATTGATGACATTATGTTTGACCAAAAATGCAGATCTATTTTTGGTTTTCCTTTTGTAGGATTAACCTgtggactcttaagtgttttgagtttatactcttttcttttgaattcaaaagttttgagataaacacacttttgagtttttgtaatttttcttctttccctttttaccctttccatAGAAGAGTATTGAAACTTTTACTGAAAGGTTTTCAAGGAAAGAATActcaatccaaaatcattttcagcaatgttttgagagatttggacatTTTTGCACTTGCTTATGCCAAATTCCACATTACTCATGATCTGGATATTTTGActgctgattttcttaatgtattttTGACATAGTTgatttttggtcattttagaggattttcaacctgtttttcaatacataAGATCTAAATAGCTAAAGTTTTAATTTTCCTCTTTTTATGctaacaaaaacactaatgttatCATCCGAACATAGATTTTCGTTGACATGAGGTAAACACCTTAGCAGCAGTCATGATAAAAACATCACAACTTTcataacaacaattgaaatcaattttgtaaaataaagagattataccatagttatcagacataTTTTAAGATCTGAGCACTATAGGTGTTTTAtgcatcttggttgttttacagagtatctgatccatcattttgaacatgatttctcgttgctctgtttttcaactaaatacaatcaaccttagtatcaatgaattttgagctgaactgttacgtcaaattgattgttagatcgaatttgactgtcctcgctctgataccaattgttaggatttTAGGTCGTCATGATTGTGAttgtttgtaagaatttgacaaatcaatgaatataaaacaatgtaaagtgcagcggaaatgaatacaaactttgtaaacacaatcaaagaagtgaatagtttgataaacacatgcttcctcattaagtcgaatgattacaatgaaaatcaaaagattacaagcatgcttacataactaaactcccccttagcctgataccccaaggttggttgctcaagatgaaaggattgaattgaggagaagaactcacccaaaacgatcaaatgtaacagtacatagcattgttacatttatagacaatccaaaccactgaagcatctcagttgacgtcaccatgaaagtgacatctaacaacctaacaaactctatctactgatctatacaactactgctttgctaactactgatattgcatTACTTT
The Helianthus annuus cultivar XRQ/B chromosome 6, HanXRQr2.0-SUNRISE, whole genome shotgun sequence genome window above contains:
- the LOC110942541 gene encoding protein PRY2-like, coding for MSCGICFNPCTIFERVDDAKKGEKNDSEENPSVTSAETSVKEKEKGGDGTLKIQADDEDTQMRIVQSQVNSAGLKTTADIKWVRDESRALVEKNLVLQKEKEEDGTSLMKSPVRKTRQSTTTASKTKPVTTSTTTSVPTKSLTPPPLTTYVTQTTATNTTSTHTTTNITCCHPSSKKETKQMDADISKEVQA
- the LOC110942542 gene encoding protein FAR1-RELATED SEQUENCE 2-like; translation: MNLGPVKAFNVMKTCFGGFEDVGASKVEFKNYKRHINLFIGEYDADMVVRHLNERNHSQPNFSYDYITDEENRLKGLFWCDDQAKRNYHVFGDTIITAKAVGSQPKVVVTNQDPAMKKAISVVFVDMRHRLCMWHVMHKLSPKVGVRLCNSTNFKERICGVVWTDILTPKEFESEWEAVIAEFNLEDNDWLSDIFALRESWIPAYYRMEEMSGLMRTTSRRTFYAWRYRDIVFGVFQGISKTIHSE